The genome window CGGTCGCGAGGTTCGCTATCTGCCACCAGATGCTTCTATCGTTCCCATCGCCATAATACTTCATCTCGATCCGATAGGTGTTTGCGTCGGAAGAACGGTGGGCCGCAAACTGCAGTCTGTCCGGGGGCAAAGCCTCGGTGACAGTCAGCGTCCGAAACTGGGTCAGGGCGGTCAGCAGCATCTCACGCGTCGCGTTTGCCTCTCCGCTCCATGCGGCGTCGGCAGCCACCATCTCGACCGAGACCGCCGGGCGGACAGTGATTGCCGGAGCAATCTCAGACATTCCCCACATGAGCGCCGTCCCCATGCCAAGGACTGCCGCAATCGCTGCCCATGCCTGCCACCCTGCAACCGGAGAACGTTTCGAACGCGAAGTTTGGAGGGGGCCGATGTATTCCTCCAGCTCCCTCCTCGCTGTTTCGGCCTCTGCCGCTTCACCGCCGATCTCATATTCCGGCAAGGATGATGCGGAAAAAATCGTGACATAGCGCCCCTTTGGCAGGTCGATCATGATTCCGCGCGGCGAGCCGTATGCTTCGTAATACTGGCTGAGCGCAGTACGAAGCCGGCTAACCTCGATACGGACGATAGGATCGAGGGAGGCATCGAAACTGCTGGTGCGTCCAAGCACATCGATTGCTATGGAATAGGCTTTGACCCCTTCCGCACGCCCGCTTAATCCCTGCTCGGCAATATATCCGAGAATTGCCTTCGCCCGATCCGTCGCATGAAACCTTGGGTCGGAGAGCAGCCTGTCGAGCTCGGCTCTGGCGTCTGCTTCGGAAACTTCGCAAGCCCTCGTGTCGTGTTCTTCAGCGTCCATGGCGGCCCCCGCACACATTGGTCCAGCTAAAGTAGAACAGACGAATTTATCGCTCAGAAAACAAACGGTTGCAATACAAGTCTCTAACAAAACCACAACGTGATTGATTTTGACGCGAGTTCGCGGGTTATTTCGGCACGCTCGAACCGCGTTCGAGACAATATTGTATGACTTCGGATTCAATTTCCGCGCAGATGCCCGTGTACTCTTCGATCATGGGCGAGCGGTCGCCGGTGGATTCGCTACGAAGCCGGTCCAGCGTGGAGCACGCGTCGTCATAGGCTTCGAACAGATTTCCAAGCGAAGAGGGCTTCGTGGCAAGAATCTGAAGGCGGCCGCGAATTGACGGCAGCTTCAACATCAACCGCCACATGCCGCGTTCCCGTGTACCTACCGGGGCTCTTTCGTTGCCGCTCCCCTTGTCCATCAGACCATTCAGACTCCCGCCGGCACCTTTTTCAGGAGTATGATCCGGCGCCCACTTTCAGGAAGTACGTTACCGTAACAAGGACCGTAAATGCCCTGCACGATAGTTGTTACGCCGAGTTTACCGTAACGTACTCCCCTGTAGGGAACTTGTATGCTCCATTTGAGGACCGACAGAGGAGCATTCCATGAAGCCTGCATATCTTGCCGTCGCCACGGTCTTCATTCTCGGCCTGCTTCTCCTCGCACCCATGGCGCATGCCCAGCAGCAAACCTCGGATGCCAAGGTCGATGAACTCGTCCGCTTGCTGCAAGATCCCGACGTCAAAGCCTGGCTTGACAGCCGCAAGGCCGGCTCCGCAGCCGGGCCGGCTGCGGAGCAGGATGCTTCTGCGCTTGCCGACTGGGACAAGCGAGCGCGCTCGCGGTACGGTGGCATTATCGCCGCCATACCGACGATTCCCGGTGAAATCGCCGCGGCCATGCGCCGAGGGCGGGCCGATGCAATCGACCACGGATATGCTCCGATCGTCGTGCTGCTGGGAGGGCTCGTACTGCTCGGCGCGGCGGTCGAAGCCGTATTCCGGCGACAATGGTCGCATCGCGCCTCGTCGTCTCCGGTCGCCGCGGAATTCCTGCCGATTGCCGTTTTTACCGCAGCCATGGCGATCGTTTTCTTCGTGGTCGACTGGCCGCCTCTCGTGCGCATCGTGCTGTTGACCTATCTCATCGCTTTCGTGGCCTATCGTTGCCTCTCGGCGGCAGTGGCGCTTGCAACCCCGGACATAGGCCTGCGTCGGCGAATCAAGGCGTTCGCAGGCCTGCTTTTCTTTGCAATAGCGACCGCAACCCTTGGGCCTCCACTCGGCGTCCCGCCACCTGTCAACCAGGCGATTTCCTTCTGCTTCTCGATCTTCCTGTTCGCGCTCGCCCTGGAAGCCGTCTGGACCCGCAATTCATCGTCGCGTTCGCGAAAACTTGCGCTATCGCTCTGCCTCTTTGCCGTCTGGCTGCTTTGGCTGCTGAACTTCAAGGGTCTTGCCTGGCTCGGGATCTTTGCCATGATCCTGCCGCCCCTGCTTCGCCTCGTCGGGCGCGCCGTCGAGCGTGCAATGGGAGACAACCGGAAAGATCTCAAGGCCGTTATCGCTGCCAGGGGTAGCCGGGCCGTCGTCATCGCGATCGCGGTCGCATGGCTTGCAATGGTGTGGCACCTCAATCCAGATTCGCTGGCGCATCAGGATCCCACCTTGAGCGCCATTACGTACGGCCTGCTGAAGAGCGCCGTCGTTCTTCTCGTTGCCGATCTCGTTTGGCATATCGCCAAAGCCTTCATCGACAGCAAGCTGCAGACTTTCTCCGCCGATCCTTCCGCGCATGGCGGCGAAGCCGCGAGCGAGCACCGCATCGCCACGCTGCTTCCGATCTTCCGCAATGCGCTGGCCGTCTTCGTGCTCGCCGCGACGGCACTGACCGTGCTCGCCGAACTGGGAGTTCAGATCGGCCCCCTCATTGCAGGCGCGGGTATCTTCGGCGTCGCCCTCGGCTTCGGCTCGCAGACGCTTGTGAAGGATGTCATCAGCGGCATCTTCTACATGCTCGACGACGCATTCCGCGTCGGCGAATACATCCAGAGCGGCAGTTACAAGGGCACTGTCGAATCCTTCAGCCTTCGTTCGGTACGCCTGCGCCATCACCGCGGGCCGATCTTTACCGTGCCCTTCGGGGCGCTAGGTGCGGTGCAGAACATGAGCCGGGACTGGGTGATCGACAAGTTCATGCTGCGTGTTGCATTCGACACCGACATCGCCATGGTGAAAAAGCTGGTAAAAGCCATTGGCGCAGAGATGAAAGAAGATCCTGAGCTTGCCCCATTCATCATAGAGCCGGTGAAGATGAAAGGCGTCGAGCAGATCGGCGAATTCGGGATCGAGCTCAGCTTCGCATTCAGTACCGTGCCCGGCCATCAGTCCGCCGTGCGCCGTCGGGCCTATACGATGATCCGCGATGCGTTCCGATCGAACGGGATCGAGTTCGCCCAGCCGACCGTGCAGGTCGGCGGCGAAGAAAAAGCCGAGGGCAGCGCAGCGGTGGCGGCGCTCCGGTCGGTCCAGCTCAAGCAGCAGGCCACCGAGGCCCCGAAGTAACGGCCATGTCATCGTATTAGGAAGAGCTGTGGCTACGGATCATGCGTGGCGGTCTTTTCGATACGCTGATGACTGGATTGAGACTCACAAAACGACGTGGCGCCCTCGTCTTGGGCAGTCCTGTGTTGGGGAACCCTGATCCTGTTGCTCCTGGGCTCCGGGCGACTACAGCGAACTGGAATTTTCCAGGCTTTTTAGGTGGTTACGCACCAATCAATAGCCTCATTCCGCCTTCTCGGAACCCGCAAACATCGAGCCCGGAGGTCGGCTCGAGCGCAATGCGCTGCTTTGCGCAAAATGCACCACATTCTGTTTATTGGTTGGTAGTGCTTTTGATTTATCGGGATAATCAGAGGTTGATAGCCGCCATGCATGGCACAAGCGAAGCCGTCAGCCACGATATGAGTCTTATCCATTTGCCAGCGAGGCGCGTCACTTGAACCACCGCCTCCTCCAATTTTTAGGCTATATGATGAAAACAAAAATCCGTTCTTGCGCCATTTCCGTAGTCACTGTTGCGGCATTGGCAGGGTGCCAAACTGCAAAGCCTATCGCGATGAGCGTTGTGGCCACACCGACCGCGAAAGGCGTACAGTACGGCGATGTGCTGTCACCACAGCGCGCTGCCGGTCAAGACATCCCGGCGCTCAAAGGCCAGAAGATTGTTACGGTGCGAACCTACGAGGATGTCCGGAAGAAGGACGCACAATTTTCCACCAGAACCGAATTGGAAGGCATCGACTGCGCGTTGGACAGCGAGGGGTATCGTGCCTCTGTGAAGACTCCCGCAGAAATTAGAGTGCCTGACTACGGCTACGCCTCACGCCCGGTTTCCGTCCACTGCCAAGCCCCGGGCTACAGGACCGGTTATGCAAGCGCTCAGCCTTTCGATGAAACATCCCATGACCGCATGGCGGCAGCAAGCAACAACGGTCTTGTAACAATGGTGGCAGTCGCCTTAGTCGATGCCGCGACAGACAAGAAAAAGCATGACTACAGCTATCCGCCCGTATTCGTGACGATGAACCGGATTGGATGTGAAAAGGACAAATCAGGATGCCACTAGCGCATAGCTAGCTTTCACTTGCTTTGGCAAAGACCGCGCTAACGTCGCTGACAATTTCCACATGGGAATATGCGGCCTGCGCAGCGCCGGCGCCATCCGCTCGCATGATCGCCGTTACGATTACGTCGTGCTCGTCATAGGATTTCGCCAACCGGCCGGGTAACCGAAACTGCGCGCGACGGAACGGCGCAAGCCGCGCTCGGCTTTGCGTGACCAGTTCGTAGATGTGTTCGTTGTGCGCGCCGCGATAAAGCCGAGTATGAAACTCGGTATTATGGGCGGCATAGTCTTCCTCCGCACCCAGATGCACAAGGCGTGCGGAAGCGTGATGCTCGATTTCCAGCATGCGCCGTTCTTCGACTGTCATTCGCTCGGCCGCAAGCCGCGCGCAGATTGCCTCAAGCTCCGCCATCGCCTCGAACATAGAATGCAGATAGGTCTCGGTCACATTGGTAACGAGGGCGCTGCGGTTCGGCTCGCGTTCGACAAGCCCCATTGCCCCGAGTTCGCGCAGCGCCTCGCGCACCGGCGTGCGCGATACTTCGAAACGGGCGGCCAGCGAAATTTCGTCAAGCTTCTCGCCCGGTAGCATCTGCCCGGTCACGATCATGTCGGCTATTGCCCGCACCATCTGTTCGACGGTCGTTCCTGCCCGGATGATCTCTCTGCGCCTGACCTGTTTCAAGGATCGATTCTGTTTTGTTGCGTGTTGCATACACATGTAGCGCCGGCTGATCAAAGTCAAACACTGGCAATATTATATTGTTTATATTGAATAATATATCGCGCGAATCCAAGCCAGCGTGCACTCAATCGCTATTGCTCATATGATTATACGGCTATTTTATAGGCTATGCACAATCTTTGGCCTGATTGAGATTAAAATTGCATACACTTTAACATCTTCCCTAAACAACCCCGGAAATTTTTATGTAAAATCAACGCAATAAAATCTGGCACGGGCATTGCATACACTTTTCTGCAATCAGTTGAACCGGCAAAACCGCCGCACGGGGAGCATTCCGATGACCAGACTCCTTTCCATGAACCGCCGCCGTTTCCTTCAGGCTTCCACCACCACCCTCTTCGTCGGCACAGCACCCGGCTTTTTCTCCTCCCAGGCCCTTGCGCAGACAGCCCTCACCGTCGGCTTCATCTATGTCGGCCCGAAGGATGACTATGGCTATAACCAGTCGCATGCCGAGGGCGCAGCCGCCGTCAAAGCGCTGCCGGGCATCACAGTTGTCGAAGAAGAGAACGTGCCCGAGACGGTCGACGTCCAGAAGACGATGGAATCGATGATCAATCTCGATGG of Rhizobium sp. NXC24 contains these proteins:
- a CDS encoding mechanosensitive ion channel family protein, which produces MKPAYLAVATVFILGLLLLAPMAHAQQQTSDAKVDELVRLLQDPDVKAWLDSRKAGSAAGPAAEQDASALADWDKRARSRYGGIIAAIPTIPGEIAAAMRRGRADAIDHGYAPIVVLLGGLVLLGAAVEAVFRRQWSHRASSSPVAAEFLPIAVFTAAMAIVFFVVDWPPLVRIVLLTYLIAFVAYRCLSAAVALATPDIGLRRRIKAFAGLLFFAIATATLGPPLGVPPPVNQAISFCFSIFLFALALEAVWTRNSSSRSRKLALSLCLFAVWLLWLLNFKGLAWLGIFAMILPPLLRLVGRAVERAMGDNRKDLKAVIAARGSRAVVIAIAVAWLAMVWHLNPDSLAHQDPTLSAITYGLLKSAVVLLVADLVWHIAKAFIDSKLQTFSADPSAHGGEAASEHRIATLLPIFRNALAVFVLAATALTVLAELGVQIGPLIAGAGIFGVALGFGSQTLVKDVISGIFYMLDDAFRVGEYIQSGSYKGTVESFSLRSVRLRHHRGPIFTVPFGALGAVQNMSRDWVIDKFMLRVAFDTDIAMVKKLVKAIGAEMKEDPELAPFIIEPVKMKGVEQIGEFGIELSFAFSTVPGHQSAVRRRAYTMIRDAFRSNGIEFAQPTVQVGGEEKAEGSAAVAALRSVQLKQQATEAPK
- a CDS encoding GntR family transcriptional regulator, with amino-acid sequence MQHATKQNRSLKQVRRREIIRAGTTVEQMVRAIADMIVTGQMLPGEKLDEISLAARFEVSRTPVREALRELGAMGLVEREPNRSALVTNVTETYLHSMFEAMAELEAICARLAAERMTVEERRMLEIEHHASARLVHLGAEEDYAAHNTEFHTRLYRGAHNEHIYELVTQSRARLAPFRRAQFRLPGRLAKSYDEHDVIVTAIMRADGAGAAQAAYSHVEIVSDVSAVFAKASES